A genomic window from Deinococcus sp. YIM 134068 includes:
- a CDS encoding sigma-70 family RNA polymerase sigma factor — translation MTWRLAEVAWLRGRRDGTADPVADDAALAGRLRGRDEAALAEVYDRHAGAVYGVLVRLLGEAGAADTLQDVFLGLWDRPERYDPARAGLRAYLLVVARSRALDRLRAERGHLPLVDEDGEALALPDAQPGPGERAERAGQGERVRAGLAHLSAAHRETVSRAFLQGQSREEIAGAMGVPVGTVKSRLHAALTHLRRVLGEEAGTWLD, via the coding sequence GTGACGTGGAGGCTTGCCGAGGTGGCCTGGCTCCGGGGACGCCGGGACGGGACGGCTGACCCGGTGGCCGACGACGCGGCCCTGGCCGGGCGATTGCGCGGGCGCGACGAGGCGGCCCTGGCCGAGGTCTACGACCGACACGCCGGGGCGGTGTACGGTGTGCTGGTGCGGCTGCTGGGGGAGGCGGGGGCGGCGGACACGTTGCAGGACGTGTTTCTCGGGCTGTGGGACCGTCCCGAGCGGTACGACCCCGCCCGCGCCGGGCTGCGGGCCTACCTGCTCGTGGTGGCCCGCTCCCGCGCCCTGGACCGGTTGCGGGCCGAGCGGGGCCACCTGCCGCTCGTGGACGAGGACGGCGAGGCGCTCGCGCTGCCCGACGCCCAGCCCGGCCCCGGCGAGCGCGCCGAGCGGGCTGGGCAGGGCGAGCGGGTTCGCGCCGGGCTGGCGCACCTGAGCGCCGCGCACCGCGAGACAGTGAGCCGCGCCTTCCTCCAGGGCCAGAGCCGCGAGGAGATCGCGGGCGCGATGGGGGTGCCGGTCGGCACCGTGAAAAGCCGCCTGCACGCCGCCCTGACCCACCTGCGGCGCGTTCTGGGCGAGGAGGCGGGCACATGGCTGGACTAG
- a CDS encoding TlpA family protein disulfide reductase produces MNQLHPQLHRPALATALAALILTALTLTAGALAASPAPMSKGDAMTGHSMAATDMGMKTTAYQPYTRAAFDAAKGLRRVLFFHATWCPNCKAADADLTKNLASLPKNVMVFRTDYDRETALKRQYGITYQHTFVLVDAKGKALAKWSGGGLREIVARTGMAR; encoded by the coding sequence ATGAACCAGCTCCACCCGCAACTCCACCGGCCCGCCCTCGCCACGGCCCTCGCCGCCCTCATCCTCACCGCCCTGACCCTCACCGCCGGGGCGCTCGCCGCCTCACCCGCCCCGATGTCGAAGGGCGACGCCATGACCGGGCACAGCATGGCTGCCACCGACATGGGCATGAAGACGACCGCCTACCAGCCCTACACCAGGGCAGCCTTCGACGCGGCGAAGGGGCTGCGGCGCGTGCTGTTCTTCCACGCGACATGGTGCCCGAACTGCAAGGCCGCCGACGCCGACCTCACCAAGAACCTGGCCTCGCTGCCGAAGAACGTGATGGTCTTCAGGACCGACTACGACCGGGAGACGGCGCTGAAGCGGCAGTACGGCATCACCTATCAGCACACCTTCGTTCTGGTGGACGCGAAGGGCAAGGCGCTGGCGAAGTGGTCGGGCGGCGGCCTGCGCGAGATCGTGGCCCGGACGGGCATGGCCCGCTAG
- a CDS encoding cytochrome c biogenesis CcdA family protein encodes MLLLLVAFLGGVLTVVSPCVLPVLPVVLSGTVGGRARPWGIIAGFIGSFVLLTLFLGTLVGALGLSADLLRWGAVALLFTFGLTLAIPALGGRFEQLAARAIPQGSAWGGGDGLVGGLLVGATLGLVWTPCVGPILASVTTLALSGQVTGFAAAVTTAYALGVALPMFAVMAGGRRLLTRMPALLRNLGGLQRAFGGVLALFALGMALGVDRAAQTLIVERVPYVQNLTFLEESGTVRGQLDRIDPSVP; translated from the coding sequence ATGCTCCTGCTGCTCGTGGCATTTCTCGGCGGGGTGCTGACGGTGGTGTCCCCCTGCGTCCTGCCGGTGCTGCCGGTGGTCCTCTCGGGCACGGTGGGCGGACGGGCGCGGCCCTGGGGCATCATCGCCGGATTCATCGGCAGTTTCGTCCTCCTCACGCTGTTTCTGGGGACGCTGGTCGGTGCCCTGGGCCTCTCGGCGGACCTCCTGCGGTGGGGAGCGGTCGCCCTGCTGTTCACCTTCGGCCTGACGCTGGCGATCCCGGCGCTGGGCGGACGCTTCGAGCAGCTCGCGGCGCGGGCCATTCCACAGGGGTCGGCGTGGGGCGGCGGGGACGGGCTGGTGGGCGGCCTGCTCGTCGGGGCCACCCTGGGCCTGGTGTGGACCCCCTGCGTGGGGCCGATCCTGGCGAGCGTGACCACGCTGGCGCTCAGCGGGCAGGTGACGGGCTTCGCCGCCGCCGTCACCACGGCCTACGCGCTCGGCGTGGCCCTGCCCATGTTCGCGGTGATGGCGGGGGGGCGGCGTCTGCTGACGCGGATGCCCGCCCTGCTGCGGAACCTGGGTGGTCTCCAACGCGCCTTCGGGGGTGTGCTGGCCCTCTTCGCGCTCGGCATGGCGCTGGGCGTGGACCGCGCCGCCCAGACCCTCATCGTGGAGCGCGTGCCCTACGTGCAGAACCTGACCTTTCTGGAGGAGTCGGGAACCGTGCGGGGCCAGCTCGACCGCATCGACCCCAGCGTGCCCTGA
- a CDS encoding ABC transporter permease, producing the protein MDNVIVEALVRALAVGTPLLLASLGAIVNERGGVVNLGVEGLMAVGALAAFAVAYPQGNLWLAVLAALAAGAALAALHAFAAITLRANQFVSGLALALLGTGAAGLLGKRFEGFPLFNKVQDWTVGGLTISPFTAAALLLAVLLAFWLNSTRGGLTLRSVGENPAAADALGVNVARVRYAAVLAGGALAGLAGAFLTLSYRASWADNPTAGLGWIAVALVIFVGWRPLRAIAGALFFGFLYYLQFRLQGSSGIPTEVFSAMPFVLVLVVLALAGLRGQQGDAPAALGKAYVRGER; encoded by the coding sequence ATGGATAACGTGATCGTCGAGGCCCTCGTGCGGGCGCTGGCCGTCGGGACGCCGCTGCTGCTCGCCTCGCTGGGGGCCATCGTGAACGAGCGGGGCGGCGTGGTGAACCTGGGCGTGGAGGGGTTGATGGCCGTCGGGGCGCTGGCGGCCTTCGCGGTCGCGTACCCGCAGGGGAACCTGTGGCTGGCGGTTCTCGCGGCGCTCGCCGCCGGGGCGGCCCTGGCGGCGCTGCACGCCTTCGCCGCTATCACGCTGCGGGCCAACCAGTTCGTGAGCGGCCTCGCGCTCGCCCTGCTGGGGACGGGGGCGGCGGGGCTGCTCGGCAAGCGGTTCGAGGGCTTTCCCCTCTTCAACAAGGTGCAGGACTGGACGGTGGGCGGCCTGACGATCAGCCCCTTCACGGCGGCGGCGCTGCTCCTGGCCGTTCTCCTCGCCTTCTGGCTGAACTCCACGCGCGGCGGGCTGACCCTGCGCTCGGTGGGCGAGAATCCCGCCGCCGCCGACGCGCTGGGGGTGAACGTGGCGCGGGTGCGGTACGCGGCGGTGCTGGCCGGGGGGGCGCTCGCGGGCCTCGCCGGGGCCTTCCTGACGCTGAGCTACCGGGCGTCCTGGGCCGACAACCCGACGGCGGGCCTGGGCTGGATCGCGGTCGCGCTCGTCATCTTCGTGGGGTGGCGACCGTTGCGGGCCATCGCCGGGGCGCTGTTCTTCGGCTTCCTGTACTACCTCCAGTTCCGCCTCCAGGGGAGCAGCGGCATTCCCACCGAGGTCTTCTCCGCCATGCCCTTCGTCCTCGTCCTCGTCGTGCTGGCGCTGGCGGGGTTGAGGGGACAGCAGGGGGATGCGCCCGCCGCGCTGGGCAAGGCGTATGTGCGCGGGGAGCGGTAG
- a CDS encoding ABC transporter permease codes for MRLVPLATPSPARAGLVTLAAVAVALLVCALIFLAYGASPGEVYGTMLRGTLGDPVGLAEVARRTIPLLLAGAGLALAFRAQFFNIGAEGQLLLGAVFAAGTALFLPLPGPLLLPAMFVLGALGGGLWALIAAGLRRVGVNEILSTLMLNYVAVSVVTYLIAGPWKGRDVRGYIYTDTFPQAGFLSVLPGTQVHWPTLVLGVFVALGLQWLLTRSTFGYALRVVGENPGAARYAGLSAPRVMTVVALITGGAAGLAGAGEVAGIHHRLLEAGQLSLGYGFTAVIVAWLARGNPALCLVTAPLMGVILAGGDLLKIDLNMPFRVVDVFSGVILLALIGSEIFVRHRVRLGAGA; via the coding sequence GTGAGGCTCGTCCCGCTCGCCACCCCGTCGCCCGCCCGCGCCGGACTCGTCACGCTGGCGGCGGTGGCGGTCGCGCTGCTCGTGTGCGCGCTGATCTTCCTCGCGTACGGGGCCAGCCCCGGCGAGGTCTACGGCACGATGCTGCGCGGCACGCTGGGCGACCCGGTGGGCCTCGCGGAGGTGGCGCGGCGCACCATCCCGCTGCTGCTGGCGGGCGCGGGCCTCGCCCTCGCGTTCCGGGCGCAGTTCTTCAACATCGGGGCGGAGGGGCAACTGCTGCTGGGGGCGGTGTTCGCGGCGGGCACGGCGCTGTTCCTGCCGCTGCCGGGGCCGCTCCTCCTGCCCGCGATGTTCGTGCTGGGGGCACTGGGGGGCGGGCTGTGGGCGCTGATCGCCGCCGGGCTGCGGCGGGTCGGCGTGAACGAAATCCTCTCCACGCTGATGCTCAACTACGTCGCCGTGTCGGTCGTCACGTACCTGATCGCCGGGCCGTGGAAGGGGCGCGACGTGCGCGGGTACATCTACACCGACACCTTCCCGCAGGCCGGATTCCTGTCCGTGCTGCCGGGCACGCAGGTCCACTGGCCGACCCTGGTGCTGGGTGTGTTCGTGGCGCTGGGGCTGCAATGGCTCCTCACGCGCTCCACGTTCGGCTACGCGCTGCGGGTGGTCGGCGAGAATCCGGGGGCGGCGCGGTACGCGGGCCTGAGTGCGCCGCGCGTGATGACGGTCGTGGCCCTGATCACGGGTGGGGCGGCGGGCCTTGCCGGGGCGGGCGAGGTCGCGGGCATCCACCACCGCCTGCTGGAGGCGGGGCAGCTCAGCCTCGGCTACGGCTTCACCGCCGTCATCGTCGCGTGGCTGGCGCGCGGGAATCCGGCCCTGTGCCTCGTCACGGCCCCGCTGATGGGCGTCATCCTGGCGGGCGGCGACCTCCTCAAGATCGACCTGAACATGCCCTTCCGGGTGGTGGACGTGTTTTCGGGTGTGATCCTGCTCGCGCTGATCGGCTCGGAGATTTTCGTGCGCCACCGGGTCAGGCTGGGGGCGGGGGCGTAG